The Lolium rigidum isolate FL_2022 chromosome 1, APGP_CSIRO_Lrig_0.1, whole genome shotgun sequence region CAGGTATTCGGTACCGCCCCCCCCTCGCCGCCGCAACAAATGATCATCAGGCGGTTATTATAAGATTAAAGTCATTCCGACAAACTTTGTATTTCTACTAGTAGTACTTTTGCTTAGTTAAGCATGGTGAGGATCCTTTTATTCTATATTTGAGTCATGAACATATATGTATGATAGATGTGTTCCTACGCACTATATATTCAACATTTGTTTGCTTAATTAATCATGTTGTTGATCTATTATTGCTATATTTGAGTGGGCATCATATTTGTATGCTAACTAAACCATGGTGTCCAATTGAGTATATTATTATGATTATTTGCTACTATGTTTCAAAGTTAACAGTTCTTAAATTATTAGAATATTTAATTTGCCTACTATGGTTTATCTACCTTCTACGTATGTTTTCTTCTTTTCTGGATCTAGGTGTTGCTTGCATACATATGGGATAAAGATAAAGTTAAGCACATTCATGTGTAGATCGTTGATCTAATAAGTTAGGAACCGTaggtagcacatccgtaaatactatagCCCATGCGATTCATAGACATATCATATAATCTCTTTGCCCAACCGTTATACCGGGTATCACTGATTATTAATAAAGTACATACCAAAGTATTAGGAACAATGATGTTACTATTACTTCCAAATGGATCACTAAACGCATATTGTACTCCCCTTATTGTCAATGGGTTTTGCACGTAGACGTTGTTTGCCACTTATCTCACCTCAAATCTTGATTAATCCTCAGGGTCTTGGAACCTGAAAAGTCCTCGGAATGAGGTAAGAGATGATGATACAAAATACAAATCTTCTATTGAAATCACCACATTATATTCCAATGTATTAGATGCACATAATTGCCTCGAGGATAATCCTCAACCCACATCCCATAAGGACTACTCATTCAGAATAAAAAGATCAATGAAAAAAAACATTGTAGAATTACTTAGATTGATACCAAATATTCTTACAAGGTCTCCAATCACGTGGAGATCACAATTACAAGCTACAACTATGACTATGATATGGAGATGGAGACGATGAAAAATGATGGAGGTGAAGCGGTGGATCTTCCTCGGTGTGTTTGTGATGCAATCTGAGAATGGTGGTTAACTGTGCAACGACTGGAGTCTCGAAATATATAGGTGTATTCACGAATGTTTCTTGGTTTGACCTGGTGAAGTAGGTGTCGAGTGGTACGGGAGGGTCGTACCGTCGGGCTCCGCCAGTACCAATGCTCGTTAACACTTCTGGAATCAGCTCTTTCGATCCTAATTTACTTGTGAGTATATAtgcggcatcggcaaagtttatGGCCCGCCGAACATGCTCCATTTCTAGTCTATCAAAGTGTCGTTCCATCTTCCTCAACTTATCATGCCATCTGCGGGCAGTCATAGTCCTTATTCACTTGCTTAATCACCAGCTAGGAGTCACCACAGACAAAGATACATCTAATCCCGAGTTCGGTTGTTACCCCGAGTCTGCCAAGCAGCCTTTCGTACTTGGCTTTGTTTTCGGTGGCGATGCATCGAGCAAATTCCATGTGGATAACTTAAgcattgatgtgggcattaccctttgggtacccaACATTGGCCGACCTCCTTCGGCCCAACAAGGGATCCATGAAGATCATTGAAGCCCATGATGGACCAATACATCGATTGCGATGGAGGAAAGGTAGAAGGAAATGGATTCTTGATGGGCAAGGCGAGTAAACATCAAATAACGAAAGATTGGATTATATCTCATTGTAACATAGTCGAATCCAAACAGGACTCTctggacctggcctcctatataaaggccaggagagtcaTGCCGGAGGACATCGAATCATCCTACGTACACCCGTACACACCAAACCATAGAAACCTTGCCTTCCGGCGAGTTCACCACAACgcagtctatcggctgccccattgtaaccctttttcatcgataaatcaagatcaaacaagcaagagtaagagttttacctcatcgagggccaaaCCTGGGTAAAATCTCGCTTTCTactcgtttggtatccgatgtctcgtgctaacatgcaggattccgtcaaccctaagcccctcatgatgGGCATCGCCGAGGAACCCCCTCATCAATCATCTCTCCAATCGAAGACTAGAGCAACATGCAAGCTTCGGCACCCCCGTTGGAGAATGCGCAATCGAAGTACATGATCCATAGGTCATGAACTTCATTCATAGAATTATACTATCTTAAACAATAATCATAAGTACCACTTATAGCAtttataatatgtcatctacatataagaaTGTTGTTAAGCACCCACTTAAATATATGAGTCACATATACATGATCCGGAAAGACGCGCTCAGCTTCCACTCAAAATATTTACCAATGTACACTCAACTTTAGGTATATGATCCAATGCCGGTGAACTTTTGGGCAAATAAGCAATTTTCCCTTCTAGAGAAAAGAGCTCCATTTTGTGAGTGTGGCTAGGAGGAAAATACCCTCCCATGTATATTGCTATACCATTGTAAAACATCAATTTCAACCAAAATAATAGCCAAGAAAAGAAAACCCAATtacagaagaaaaccaaagaacaaAAATATGAATAACTGAACAAAaattatcaagaagaagaaaagaaaaatggtACTTCTCCGCATAGTCCAGTACTATTTGGCAGCGTAAGCTAATCGGAGTGATGCATACTTTCTTACTAGCCGATCTTGTCGAGGCTGTCGGCGACGGTCTTCATCTTGGGCCGGAGCTCCGGATCAACCTCGGTGCATGCGAGCGCGACGTGGAACGCGGCAACCAGCTCCTTCTTGGGTAGCGCCGGCGCCTCCCGCAGCAGCGCTGGGTCCACCATCTCCGCCACGGGCCGCGCGTCCTCCTCGAACCCGCGCCGCACCCACCTCACCACCTCCGGCACGGCCCCGTGCTCCCCGCTCCCGGACCGGTCAGTCGTTGTCGTCGACGGCCCCGAGAAAGACACCGACGTGGACGGCGACGCGTGGTCTGCCGGACCGCGCCCAGTCAGCAGCTCCAGCAGGATCACCCCGAAGGAGAACACGTCCCACTTCTGCGCCGGCCGCGTCCCTGGAGAGCGCGCCTCCGGCGCTCGGTAGCCACTcaccggtgccggcgccggcTTAGTGTATGGGATGGCGCCGCCGAGGAGGCTTCCCGAGGGTTGCGGCGGAGGGTAGAGCGTCCCATCGGGGGCGCATCCGGCGATGGTGAGGAGACGGACGAGGCCGAAGTCGGCGACGCGAGGGGTGAAGTCGGCGTCGAGGAGGATGTTGGAAGGCTTGACCTCTCCGTGCACAAACCGCCGGGGGCTGCACTCGTGCAGGTACGCCAGGCCGCGCGCCGCGCCCTTCGCGATCTTCAGCCGCGCCGACCACGACAGCACTGCTTCACCGGGGCGAACTGCATTGTAAAGGCAGTAAAAGTCAAATAATCAACCTTTCTATTCAGACGAACAACTAAGCTGCCTTTAgggttttgctagttctcagccGCGCTCAGTCAATTATTTACACTATTAGATTTACTTTATAATTTATGCTAATTTTCAGATTTAACATAGGCGAGGATGAGTTTTTATAGGCGGAGGCGGTGCGGGGAGAGCTACAGAAATGGCGAGAAGCATGGGAAAAGGGTGGGAAGCAATGGGGAAAGGGCGGGAAGAAGCGGGTGGAGACATGTGGAGGAGTGGCAGCGTCGACAAGATGTCTCGATGTTGCCACCTCATAAACCTTCATGGCCATGAAGGAAAAGATGTGTTCCTTCAATTCTGTATCGATGGAACAGCTAGCCCTCCAATAGTCACATCGCCTCCATGTTGGGTTTGGCACCCAACAACGATCCTTGTgcagcggggatgggctcgggaagCCGGACACTCTATTTGTCCGTACCGAGCCGAGAATCCACCTATGGGGAGCGCGGCTGGGGCCGATCAATTTTGTTGTGCGCCTCAAATTACTCAGTGGGACTGTTTGGGGACACGGCTGGAAATGCTCTTAGCCCATCACCTATCTATACAGTCCAGATTACAACAATCTAGGACCCATGGCCTTGTGAAAAATAGATTTAACCACTTTGTATGTTGCAAAAGCACATCTTAAAGTAGGCTCCATACGATTGAAAAAATAGAGAAGGAAACACTTTGGCCACCAGATTTGTAGTGAATATTAGTATTTTATCATTTTGTCTACTACAtttataaaaataatattattATACTTTTTGTGTGTAGCTTACAAGCTTGTGGGTTACCATTAAGAGTTTGAGATTGTAGATAGTTTATCCATAACCTATGTCTGCGGTTGTTCATAAATACTACTTTATCTGTACAAtacatagtggatgctcttaggacATCTCTAGCGGCCCGATGCAAATAGATCGTTATTGTTTGTTTGGTTGTGATCATGTGGATATGCGAGGAGAAATAAACTCCAACTCAACGGCTCGATGGAAACGATTCAGCCTGTTTGTGGTCAAATTTGGTCATTGAATGCCTAGCCTGTATGCGAGGAGAATCAAATTTGGTCATTGAATGCCTAGCCGCAAACACAATATTGCGAGTGCGTATGCGGCTTGTTGCCTCCGGGCCGCATGGAGGCAGGCCAGCGGCCGCTTTGCTTCCCCGTCTGCGCACGTTGTTCACTGCGGCTCCATCAGTGGTACGCTTTAACTTAAACGGGAACGCTAGGACTATCGGGGGCTGGCTGCATTCTGTGTCGCCATTAATGGCACGTGTTTGGAGACCAACGCAAGCATTGAAACTAGTCGCGGCCCGCCTTCTTAAGGGCAGTGGCATCGACCAATCGCCACCCACACCATTGccacaccctaaaccctagagcaCATGCATCACCCCTACAGGACAACCATGGGCAAGGGACCGTGGCCGCTCATGAAGCCCAAACACGACCATGAGGTAGGGTCGCCGGCGGTGAAGCCTAGGAAGCCGTGCAACTCTACAACAATAGGACCCCTTGTGTGGGGGGTGGAATGACGTCCACTTGCCCGATGGTTGGCTCCTCAGCAATTGATGGTGCCCATGCCATGGCAGGACCGGGAGCGGTGCCAGGAGATCACCCGCTGGTGGACCCTTCTTCCTCCGGATCTCCTCATGGACCCATCTTCCTCCGGATCTCCTGATGGACCCATCCTACGGCGTCAGCTACTCAGCTCACCGATGTGAGACACATTCAGCCACTTTGAGTGGGAGCCTCGCCGCCGATCCTAGTTCCTTGGTGGAGACGAGTTCGACTACGGCGCTCCCCCAACGCCATACATAAAGGTGAAGGAGGAGAACAAGGAGGAGCCGCTAGCGCTCGAGCACGGCGACCAGGTCCTGGGAGAGGATGAACGGGATGAACGGGATGACACCAACAACTACCCAGGACACCTCGCCTACTTGGCAAAGAAATCCAAGGAAGAGGGTACCGTGGACCAGGTCCCTATCATGCATGATGCAGCCACTGCAGGTTCCACTGTTAGTTTTGGTTGTTCCCGTTCGTTGCTCACGGTCACGGGCGCACATTGATTAGAGACCCAACAAGACAACAACTAGACAAACTATTGCCGCGTGCACACATTGGTTGGCTATGGCTTCCTCAGAGTACGCAAGGTTGTCAATGTTTGTCCTGTCAAGGCCTAAAAGCCACAGAAAGCCGTCAAGCAACCTCAAGCACCAACCAGTGTACTACATTCATCATCGATCACAGGGTAATCAAAAGCGTCGAACATGGCTGCGTGCGCGTCGCCGAGGCGTGCCTCCGCACTCTCAATTATCACCTCTCTacgagcaagtttaatagtatagccagcATTGCTCGTTATAAGCGTCTATGTGCTACGTCatttgtagctaacatagagccaacatgtataatagttggttATAAttatgtactactttatcaatggatggcccacatttcactctcacaaagtgcctatgagcacgtgctagagctgtctcttgcatgagagcccacgtactcctcttctctctcctcctctctctcctccaactaagcatgaatatGTTATTTTAACCCTTATAGCCAGCTAACTAGGACTTATTATAATTGCTCTACGTCTGCTTTTGGGGAGAAGATCATTCTGTTCAGGCTACGACAGCGACAAAGGTTCCAGGCCTAAAAAGGTCTTGCTTTTCCCCTTCCACGCTCAGGATGCTGGAAAGGCAAGCTTCCATTGTCAttcccttgtttatttgtccctcGATCTGGTTTGTCCGTATCGTGTGCCAGCAGGGAGAAACCTTTGGAGTGTGCATATACACCATAAACAAGCATTTTGGTGCGGCTTGGTTAATCGCTCTAAGTTATACTGCTAACAACCCATTCAGTTTCCGAAACATAAAGCAATGGCCTCTCTTATTTGTTGAACTCGGGCCAAAAGCATGATGCAAAAGGACCTTTGCATGAGTGATGGTTGTCTATGCAAATTCAACATTACCTCCCACGCTACCATTATCACGAAAGTATGACTTTTAGCTGTAAAACTACCACACTGAGAGTTTGCTGCAGGATTTGGAGGGCCCTAAGGCAAATTCTATAAATGAGCCCCATTTAAGCTGCGTGCATGTTAGATGGGTTTAAAttttttcttttaccttttcCTATATGCACTGTGACAAAAAATAATGGGCCCCCGTTTTGGTTGGACCCCGGgccgtcgcacttcttgccctgggccagaACCGGCCCTGGTTTGCTGCATACAATATTTTGACCCAAATAAAGAATTGGTTACTTACCAAAAAATTCACCAGGCTTAGATCATCTAACCAAAGTTGATTGTGCATTGGTAAAATACTCATTACTAGGGTTAATTTTGTTTATAATCTACCCAAAAGTGGTTTTCAACTAGAAACTATAGTTAACATTGGCTATTGAGTAGAAATTAACAGGCCGGAATGAAGACCCTAGAGAGTTGCAGTTCAGGAAAAAAAATTACAAGCAAGAATATGACAGGATGAAGCAATAtgattcagagcatctccaccggtgaccCCAAAATAGTAGCCGACATCACACTTGCCGGCTACGTTGGGGGGTCGCCGACAGCGAGTGGCGGTCAAAAAATTCCAAACCCCCACACCGGTATTCCCCCATATAGCCACTCCCGATAGAAAAAAGACCCCCAAATCGACGTGGAAGTGGGGTGGGTTTGATGTCAGCGACCCCGATAGCCTCCTTTAGCATATGGGTTGGTTAGGCTCGCCGGCTATTTTATTGGGTTTGGGATGACGTGAATTTTTATTGGGATTGCCAGTGTGAACACTTTCTCTCACTACGACCCCCAAATCACCGCCGGCTACGATTTAGGGCTCCCCGGCGGAGATACTCTTAGGTCGGCAGCTACCTCAGCTCGGCTACTACCTCAGGCTAAATCAACACTAGTCAATTGATCATAAGTAAGATGGGGATCATCAGATCAGGGACGTATAGTCGGTTGGCATCAACGCTGGCGGTCACGAGCGGAGCggaatgtacaatcaactttgagTAGATGATTCaaagttgatgaacttttgggtATATAACCACTTCTCCCCTAGAAAAATATCCAAGCCAATTTCAGAAGAAGGTAACAAGTGGATGAGAAGTCAAGGACCATCAATCAATCCATCGACAACAAATGCCCCGGCACGAATGGCAGAATGTGGTCCATTCCAGTCCAGGGAATGTACAATCAAATTTGGAAGCTTTCGTTCTCTCGTTTGTCTTGAAGTGGATGACCGTGAGATAAGAATCATGCCTGCCTTTTGCTGTTTTGCATGGTCGACCGGAGATGAGATCGAATCGCCTGACCGGTCCGTCCGATCAAGACAAAGGAATGCGACCCTTTCATGTGAGGCCTCGACCGCAGATAGCGATCCAAGCGTACTACTGTAATTTTCTACCGCACGTACACAAGTTTATATTCCGCTATGCAACTGTCTAGCTAAATTTATATTGTTGAAAACATGTTTCAGCTATGAATCTAATGGTATACTTTTGATGATATGTAACTCCTATTTTTTTGTTCAAATTATTAGTCAAAGTTTTACTTTAAATTACGTGGTGGACTAATATAAAAAATGGAGGAAGTATGATTTTAAAATTGAAGTATTCTCCAAAAGTGTTGCAATTTTCAAGTATTGAAAAAAGGACTGGCCACTTTTTTTATATAAGTGAGAGAGGAGAAAAACTTTGTTAGCCAAATATTCTGGTTTAAAATAGTTTGTTTTAAAAAATGGGTATCACTAATTTtcagtcgactgagaattaaGTTTATTCTTGGCCATCAATGCaatggaaaaatctcagttgtaaCCTATGTTGCAACTTATAGCTAGTACGAATCACGACGCAATTCTATGGTTTAGAAGCTAAATGAGAATTAAGCTAATTATCAGTTGTAAGAATCAGCCAGACCGATAAAAGATACTCAGCTATTCATTAGCTAAAACACACATCAATCTCAATCTAGCAATTCCCAACATTCTAACCTATAAAATTTAGATGAATTTGCTTCAAATAATATTATTACTAGGAGCAGTAAGCTATTATTTCAAGAAAAAACGGGCAATAGTCACTAGTGTGCTTACCACGCAGCGCGGTGGCGAGGTTGCCATTGCCGACGAAGTCCGTGACGACGAGCTTCTCGTCGTGCGACCAGTAGTAGGCGCGCAGCCGCACCACGTTGGGGTGCCGTACCCGCCCCATCTCCCGCGCCTCCGCCCTGAACTCCTTGCACCTCTCAGCTCCACCCCCGCCACCGCCCAGCCGCCGCACGGCTACCGGCGTCGAGCCGTTGCCCACCACCACCTTGTACACGATCCCCTTCCCGCCCTTCCCCAGCACATACGCCGACGACCGAAGTAGCTCGTCCAGCTCCATCCGGAATCCTCGGTCGATCGCCACCAGCTCCCCGTCGTTGCCGTTGTACTTGCGGTctcctccttcctcgtcgtcgtccgacgAGCCGTCAGAGTAGGCCGCACCACCTCTGCCGCGGCGGCCCCAAATGCAGCCGCAGAGTGCCTTGTTCcgatcgtcatcgtcgtcgtcttgtGCGATGGCACGGCCGCGGCGGCCTTCCCTCCTGTCCTTGAGTTTCCAGTATACGTACACCAGGATGATGCCGACGAGGGCGACGCCCGCGGCGTCGGCGACGGCGATGAGAGCTATGAGGCTTGTTTTGATCGGATGGTGCTGGCCGTCCTGCGAAACAGAGGAGGCTGTTGATGGACTGGTGTTCTGTGGCGGCGGAGACTGCGTGGGCGGCGGGACGGCACGGCACGCGACTTGGAGCGGGAAGCCGCAGAGGGCGGGGTTGTTGAGGAATGCTGTGGGGCCCTGACTGGCGAGGGATCCCGTCTGCGGGATGGCGCCTGAGAGGTTGTTGAAGCGGAGGTCGAGCGTGACGGTCGCTGTTAGGCGGCCGAGCTCCGGGGGCACGATGCCGGAGAACTGGTTGTGCGAGACGTTGAGCGTGCCGGAGAGCTTGGGGAGCTGGCCGAGGTCCGGCGGGATGGAGCCGTTGAAGTCATTGGAGGAGAGGTCGAGCTGCTGCAGGTTGGACATCTCCGGCCAGATGCCtgctggcacctcgccggagaaggTGTTCTTGGCGAGAATCAGCCGCTGCAAGCTACGGCAGTTTCGCATGTCGAGGGGCAGCTCGCCCGAGAGCGAGTTCCGGGAGACGTCGAGGTTCTGCAGCCGCGGGAGGTCGCAGAGTGCCACGGGGAGCTTGCCGGTGAGCGCGTTGTTGTAAAGGAAGACGGAGTGGAGCGAGGACGCATTGGAAAGCGCGGCAGGGATGGCGCCGGTGAGGCGGTTGTCGTGAAGGTTGAGCCGGCGGAGGAAGAGCAGCGAGCCGAGCTCCGAAGGGATGTAGCCGGAGACGTTCTTCCCggccacggccacgccgaccacgCGCGGCTGCGACGAGATGTTGGCGCAGGTGACGCCCGGCCACCGGCACGGGTCAGCGTCCGACTCCGACCACTTGGAGAGCACAGACCATGGGTCGTCGGTCACCGCCGCCTTGAACGCCAGCAGCGCGAGGCCGTCGGCGGTGAGCGCCACGGCTGCCGGCGGTGCTAATAGGAGGAGCGGCAGGAGGAGGAAAATTGGGATTGGGATTGGGATTGTCCTCATTAGCAGAAGCACGCCTCTTCTGTAGTTCTGTCGGCTGTTGTTTCCAGGGAACGAAGTTTGTGTCAGGTATAGCCACGGTTTAAACCTGGCAATTATATTCAACAGGTTCAAGTGGAATTGAAATTGAGCGGACACCTTGGATTTTCAAGGTGTAGCGTGGTGTGCATGCTAGCTAGTGGAGATGGATGGGAGTTTGCTTTTGTTAGAGTATCTCTAGCAGATATCCCATTTGAGCGTACCGCATCGGGCAGAAGCTAAAATTGCACGATGTGGGCGAGCGACCGAACAAATAGCCTAATATCAAATCGCAAATAGTTAATTTTGGTTAAACAGTTCATCGGAGTCCATCATAATTTGTACAAGATTTTGCAAAAGAAATCCTAAACCTAGGTTAAGCTAGCCCGGGATTTACACAACTATCACCGGGGCTTGGGGACGGCGACCGGCAGCTATCGATTCACTCATCATCCTCCTCGATGTCCTCGCCGGAGAGGTCCGACTTGTCGTCAGAGTAGTCGGCGATGATGAAGCCACGCCTTCGCCCTCTCAtgtcccgctcctcctcctcggtggtgTCCCGGGCCTCCTTGGCCTTCTCCCACacgtcggtgatgatggtggtgagGGAGTTCTGGTGGGCCATGGTGATGTGGCGCGCCTCCTGCGCCGCGTCGTCCTCTTCACCGTCGTCGTCCGAGACCAGCTCGATCGGCGGGAGCGGTGGAACGGCCCGCATCGCCGCCGTGGAAGACCCTTCCTCGCCGTCATGCGCACGTCGCGGGAGGAGGCCGAACCACGTGAGGGGAGTGCGGATTCTGGTTGGAGAGCGCGTCGCAGCGGCGCACTTGATCGGAGACGCGCGCCATGGACTCGGCGGCCCTCTC contains the following coding sequences:
- the LOC124701806 gene encoding receptor protein kinase-like protein ZAR1 → MRTIPIPIPIFLLLPLLLLAPPAAVALTADGLALLAFKAAVTDDPWSVLSKWSESDADPCRWPGVTCANISSQPRVVGVAVAGKNVSGYIPSELGSLLFLRRLNLHDNRLTGAIPAALSNASSLHSVFLYNNALTGKLPVALCDLPRLQNLDVSRNSLSGELPLDMRNCRSLQRLILAKNTFSGEVPAGIWPEMSNLQQLDLSSNDFNGSIPPDLGQLPKLSGTLNVSHNQFSGIVPPELGRLTATVTLDLRFNNLSGAIPQTGSLASQGPTAFLNNPALCGFPLQVACRAVPPPTQSPPPQNTSPSTASSVSQDGQHHPIKTSLIALIAVADAAGVALVGIILVYVYWKLKDRREGRRGRAIAQDDDDDDRNKALCGCIWGRRGRGGAAYSDGSSDDDEEGGDRKYNGNDGELVAIDRGFRMELDELLRSSAYVLGKGGKGIVYKVVVGNGSTPVAVRRLGGGGGGAERCKEFRAEAREMGRVRHPNVVRLRAYYWSHDEKLVVTDFVGNGNLATALRVRPGEAVLSWSARLKIAKGAARGLAYLHECSPRRFVHGEVKPSNILLDADFTPRVADFGLVRLLTIAGCAPDGTLYPPPQPSGSLLGGAIPYTKPAPAPVSGYRAPEARSPGTRPAQKWDVFSFGVILLELLTGRGPADHASPSTSVSFSGPSTTTTDRSGSGEHGAVPEVVRWVRRGFEEDARPVAEMVDPALLREAPALPKKELVAAFHVALACTEVDPELRPKMKTVADSLDKIG